The proteins below come from a single Limosilactobacillus reuteri genomic window:
- the obgE gene encoding GTPase ObgE, translating into MNMFVDQIKIEVHAGKGGDGMVAFRREKYVPNGGPAGGDGGRGGSIILKVDEGLRTLMDFRYHRIFKAKNGGNGMSKQMTGPSAEDTIIAVPQGTTVRDLDTGEIIGDLVEKDQELVVAKGGRGGRGNIHFASAKNPAPEIAENGEPGEDHYLELELKMLADVGLIGFPSVGKSTLLSVVTGAKPKIAAYEFTTLTPNLGMVMLPDGRDFAMADMPGLIEGASKGIGLGLKFLRHIERTRVLLHLVDMSSEDPHQAIERYRQINKELANYDPELLKRPQIVVATKMDLPNSADNLAAFKADLAADKTLEKQPEIFPISAVTHQGVQQLMQLTADLLDKTPAFDSESHDKELVAEYRAAALDKKDETDFTITKDEDGTWVLGGEKLIRLFKMTDLTHEESQLRFARQLRHMGVDDALRAKGVQDGDLVRIEKFVFEFIQ; encoded by the coding sequence ATGAATATGTTTGTTGATCAAATAAAAATTGAAGTACATGCAGGTAAGGGTGGCGATGGAATGGTAGCATTTCGTCGTGAAAAGTATGTTCCTAACGGTGGCCCCGCTGGTGGTGATGGTGGCCGTGGTGGTAGCATCATTTTAAAAGTTGATGAAGGATTACGGACTTTAATGGATTTCCGTTATCATCGAATTTTTAAAGCTAAAAACGGTGGTAATGGAATGAGTAAACAGATGACTGGTCCAAGTGCAGAAGATACAATTATTGCTGTTCCCCAAGGTACTACCGTTAGGGACCTTGATACCGGCGAGATTATTGGTGATCTTGTTGAAAAAGACCAAGAATTAGTAGTGGCTAAAGGTGGCCGTGGTGGTCGCGGCAACATTCACTTTGCTAGTGCTAAAAACCCTGCTCCTGAAATTGCTGAAAATGGTGAACCAGGAGAAGACCATTACTTAGAATTAGAATTAAAGATGCTTGCTGATGTCGGATTAATTGGGTTCCCTTCTGTTGGAAAGTCAACTTTATTATCAGTAGTAACCGGTGCTAAGCCTAAAATTGCTGCATATGAATTTACGACATTAACTCCTAATCTCGGAATGGTAATGCTACCAGATGGCCGTGATTTTGCGATGGCTGACATGCCTGGTTTAATTGAAGGAGCATCGAAGGGTATCGGTCTTGGATTGAAGTTCTTACGGCACATTGAACGTACCCGCGTTCTTCTTCACCTAGTGGATATGAGTAGTGAAGATCCTCATCAAGCAATTGAACGTTACCGGCAAATTAATAAGGAACTTGCTAATTACGATCCTGAATTATTAAAGCGACCACAAATTGTAGTTGCGACAAAGATGGATTTGCCAAATTCTGCCGATAACTTAGCTGCTTTTAAAGCTGATTTGGCAGCAGATAAGACTTTAGAAAAGCAGCCAGAGATTTTCCCTATTTCAGCGGTTACTCATCAAGGTGTCCAACAATTAATGCAATTAACGGCTGATCTCTTAGATAAGACACCCGCATTTGATAGTGAGAGTCATGATAAAGAATTGGTCGCTGAATATCGTGCTGCTGCTCTTGACAAGAAGGATGAGACGGACTTTACCATTACCAAGGATGAAGACGGCACCTGGGTATTGGGCGGTGAAAAACTTATTCGGTTATTTAAGATGACTGATTTAACTCATGAAGAAAGTCAATTACGCTTTGCTCGTCAACTTCGCCATATGGGGGTTGATGACGCGTTAAGAGCTAAAGGTGTACAAGATGGTGATCTTGTAAGAATTGAAAAATTTGTTTTTGAATTTATTCAATAA